The Phaeodactylum tricornutum CCAP 1055/1 chromosome 2, whole genome shotgun sequence DNA window GCCGTGGTGCCGACCATCGCGACACCGGCGGACATGTACGGCGTGGCCAGTCAGGTTGTGGGTCGTCGATCCTTTAACTCCATGAACAAGCACACGGAACAGATTCGACAATTATCGCATCATGCCTaccgacagcaacagcagcacgAAGCCGGGGCTGCGAACTCTCATCATCTTTCGGACCGTCAACTATTGCAACGGTACGCTGGTAGGGAGCGGACTCCCAACGATGCCATTGGTAGTTTGCGTGATTCGGCTGGTGGTGGTAGAAGTGGGAGTGCAACGAATCGAGGACTTAAGCGTGCTAGTGGAGGCAGTCAATTGTCACCTCGGTCGGATTCTCAGAAGAGAGGTCGACGATGACCGTTGTCACCCTACTCGTTTGTGCGCAGGCTGTCAAGTTGACAATGGAAAGATTTACTGTTCGTTGACCAACTACGCTACATGGCTGATGCTTCATGACTGTAGTAGACTCGCTACCTTGCAGTCATCCATTGGAAACGATTTGGTGTCGACATTAATAAACAATACCACAATTGACAACTGAGAACCTTCCAAAACGACATTTAAATGTACACAAAAACTACCACAAAACTTAGTCGGCTGCCGCTGCCCTTGCTCTAATACTCGAGATGCCACCAAACGCTGTCCTTATAGTTTGGCGTTCCAAGCTCATCCTTGAAGGGCTTGACCAGCCAGCCGGTCGCGTAACCGGATGTACCGGCAATGATGAGCGTCGCGACTAGTCCCAAGCACTGGCGGATCATTTGCGACAGCATACCGTGTTCCAAGAAGGCCGCGTCCGAATCCATCGCGACAAAGACAATGCTCAGAAGCGCCCCTACCACGGAGGGGTACCCGTGCAGATTGCCCACCCCGCAGGTATCGGAAATGTGCCAAGAGCTTTCCAAGTATGGGGAACTGTAGACGTAACCGTAAACGCTGACGGCACCCGCGCACATTCCCACAATAATGGCCCCGCCGGGTCCACCAAGGTCTAGACGAGCCGCGCTGCCAATCGCAACGCCGCCGGCCAGAGTCGAATTGGCCACGTGGACTGGATCGAACTTTCCGTGACAGAGACGGTGGGAGAGATAAAACGTCACGGTCGTAGAGGCCAGGAGGGCCGTAATAGTGTGGACGACACAGCGCATTTCGTATTCGGGGGTGGCAGTTTCAGTTGCACCCACGAATGAGGGCCAGAACACCCACAAAATTGTCGTACCTATCAAGGCCATCAGATCCGAAACCTTATCCGGTTCGGGTGTACCTAGTTCTTCTTTGATTCTGTCTTTACCGTCAGATCGTCCTCTGCCCATGGCCAGACTAGCGGCTAGACCGAAGTACGCGCCTGTGCAGTTTCGCATAAGGTCAACAGCATGAGAAGTGCGACGATGCTGCTCCAGACGTACAGCCCTTAAGCGATCGATCACGCAGACAAGGCATATAATGGTGACTTACCAAAGCAGTGAATCGTCATGGATCCACCCACGTCTTCGGCTCCGACCATTCCAAATACGAAAAACACCTTATTGAGTGCATAAAAGAAGGATTGCGATAGGGCGATGAGCATCATCTGCAGGGGCGTGGCCGTTCCAATAAGCGCCCCGAAAGAGATCATAAGAGTAGCCGCGCTGAACTCGGCATCAATCAGTGTCTCCATGGACAATGGCATAGGCCACGATGTATCCTCACCGTCATCGCCTTTAAGAGTGCGCATTATCAGCTCCATTGGAATGTTGGCCTCCATCGCAAGGATACTCAACATCATGGTGAATCCAACCGCGCCAATGCCGTAGTTTTTCAGAAACGTCATCAGGTAGCCAAAGCCGAGCAACAACATGGCCATGATATCTCGAAAGGCGATGTATGTTTTGACGTCGTACGGTGTCTCCGTCGAATACGTTGTTCCAAATAAATAGAACAATAGAAAGGCGGTCTGGAGCGCCACGAAAAGGTTCGCGATGGTGACGACACCTTTGGCGGACGGAGCATGCGAGCCATTATCCGAGCTCAACAGTAGCGAAGTCGTTTCCATAGGAGCACTCATAGTCTGCTCTCGGATGAATGGAGTAAATAAAAGATCGGAAAGAGAAGAGTAAGTTCCCTGGTCGGAGGGAAGGACATTGACCAACGGCGTATCTTTTAAGATTGTTTGTGTACACGTCCGGGAAGGTGTATCTTTTCGTGAGAATGATGCCCTCTTTCCTCCGTGTTGGATTTCGGCAGTGGGCACCCGAAATTGTTTAAAAATTCCGAGACGTAAAATTTCGGGTTTACTTCGAATGTTAATTTATCGTCGAGAGATCTTGAGTAGCGGTGCGACTTTGCTTTTTACAAGGTTTCATTAAAGCGAATCAATTGCACCATTCGGTGTTCTCGTTTTGGTAGAGAAGAATCAAACGAGAAAGACATCGAGTTTTTTACCGTTCGCTGCTGTACATTGGTTGCGGTTCTATTCACGGTCATCTAGATAGTACAGCCTATGATTTGATTCACATTCTTTTCGACAATCGAACAACTGGCGACTAGAGGAGACTGAAAATCGGGATCGAGGTGATCAAAAGAAAGGTGTATGGAGTCTTTCTATGTCAAATTGTGTTAAAATCTATTGTTCGTATGTACAAGAACTAGCAAGAGCAGTGGAAATTCCTGATTGCAATGCTGTACAAAACCCGCCGAAAGAGTTTCGTATCACGTTACGGACGCAAgacgttttcgtcgtcgtcctcccACGCAACGCCAATATCGTGTGGTATTTGCTCCGGAGTCAGGATTCCATGATCAACGAGCTGTGCCACCGTCCGGTGCAAACTTCCATCGTGATGAATAAAAATACCGCCCTTTCGTTCCCAAGCCTCCCGTAGAGATTCCCGATCATCAATGAGGACCGCGTTGGGTCCACTTTCGTAGTGCTTATTGAAGGACCAGCATGTTATGACCCGGCAACTCCTCGGTgagtcgtcgtcttcgactTGGTTGATGTTACCTTTACGTGACATTATCGTCGGTGACGGCGAATGAGAATGAAAACGCCCGGCGCGATCGACGTGTTCGACCGGAATGCCCAGTTCGCGGGCACACCAGGCGTACTTTTCGGTGCGCGAGGACTGGTGCGCCGGTACTCCCGTGAGGATATCCGGCCGCAGGGGCTGTATCAGCTTCCACAAGGCCTTGCCCTGGTTCGTCCACGGCAACGTTTCGAAAAAAGGTCCCGACGCTTCCAAGCGGCGCCACATATCAACCCGACGAACATCGGTAACGTGATGAATGTTGGGTTCGTTAGGAAAGACCCGGCGAATGCCAGATTCGAAATCAACCAAGACTCCATCCAAATCGCAAAAGACGCGGAATTCTCGGGAATCTTGTTTTACAGGGGCTggtcttttccttctctgGGCCACGTCGGTAGTGGTTGGACGATCCCATACCATGGTTGCTGGCGGTGTGAGGCGCTCGACTGTAATGCCGTCATCGCGAAACCCGAATGTATTGTTGGCACTAAACTTCCATTGGTATGACTCCATTGCATCGTACGCCAATACCCAACTAGAAAACCGAATCGTTGgtgtcgacgtcgtcgtccacacGTGTTGCCGTGCCGGCGCAATACGAGGCTGGTACCTTGTCTTCAGCGGTGCAAAGGCCGATCCTGATGCTATCGATAGCCCCACGAGGAATCCTACACACACGATTCTAGAGGTGATATGTATCATCTTGGTGATACTCTTTTGGATGTAAAAAGAACGAATTCCGGATATGCCACAATGTTGGGCTAGGCTGTTTGCAGCAATGTGATGGATAGACGTAGGGATGTTCGCGAGTCGTGCTTTTGCAAGGCTGACGACGTCGCGGATGGATTCGGATGACCACGCAACCGCAACCCAATCCGAATACTTGTCTGCTGACGAAGCGGTATCGTGGGGTATTTGTCGTTGAACGTGTGTATATTTGTGTCTTTTGCGAATGTATTGTAACGGTCAAGATAATAAAGAACGAGTGACTGACTCGGTGTTTTggagacgaaaaaaaaaaggGATGATGTCGACAACCACGAAAGTGCCGCGATGAGGAACGGTCAAAAAAGCGATGCCGAACGCGAAAGGGAAGGACGAACCTCGAGACGCGAGTAACTTTGCTGCCGATGCCCATCATAGTCAGCGAAAGTTCCAGAACACGCCACTGTTCCTTTGCGTGACTCCGGGGATTATTCGTCTCCACCAATCGAAACTCCGGCACATCGGAAAAATGGCACGTCACGAGTCCAATGGATTGCGTCATTCGGGATCGAATACGAATTCACTAGCTTCTGGGACTCGGCCGGAGACAGTTCGAAAAGACGCACTACGGACCCATCACATTATGATAGACTATCCACCCTCCCTCTACTATAAGCTCTAGCTATTAAACGTTATTCGATGATTGGAAACAATTTTTTTTCGCCACCGTTGCGCTCGCATTTCAATAAAGAGCATTTCTTGTACTGTTGTATACGTGCGACTTGTCATTGAGTGTGCTCACCCGCTAATGTGCAATTCGAGTTCCGCCACGACTTGACCCGCGATGCTTGCGAGCGGACTCTCCGCCGAGGCCTGCTCCAAGACTTTAGCCTGCGCCACCATGGCCGCAATATCACTACGTCGAAATACGGGTGCCAACGTCGGGGCCCGTATGACTAGCAACAGGGTCTGGACCGCGCTGGTCCGGTGGGTGTCGGGCCAGTTATGCAAGGACGACACCAGGACCGTAAACGAATCTACCAAAAGTCCGTCCTCCGAAGCCAACAGGGTCACCACCGGACGGATCCACGCTTGAAGGGCCCTGTCGATATTTTCGTTTGATTCCGAGTCGAGACTCGGTGCGTGTGCGAGAAGCCGTCCGATGCCGGCCATGGCTTGTACCTTGAACGCCCGGGGCAGAATGTCAAAAATGCTGGATCCCTGACGACGGAGATCCAAGGCAAAGAGTGCCAGAATCGAAAAACCAGCTCGAATCCGGAACAACTCACGTTGTGTCGACGTCTTTGTTACGTCACAGCTTCGAATTAATGTTGATAAGAGGGCTTCCAGCATCGGAAGTGTCTTGGCCGAGGATCCACACGCGACAAGGTTCGTGGCTGCCAAACGAACACCATTATCCAATTCAAACAGGCGTATATACCGGTTATCTCCCTCGGTCTTGGGTTTACTGTGAAACGCCGACTCttcgaaaagaaagacacCGGTGCCGTCAATCAAAAACGTCAGAAACGATGACATAGAGACGGTCTTACGGATGCTAAACATTGATTGAGCAACATAAATGGCCAACTTGTCAGGGTCGCCTTTGGCTTGGCATCGGGCAGAGATTCGCCCCAAAAGCTTCAGGGTAATATCGCTGGGCTTTCCGAGCATAATAATGAGACTTACAAACAGTCGTTGTAGCGTAGGCGGATAGCATTCAAGGACCGTAGACCACGTCGTGAACTTTTGCTTCTGCATGCTTTCGGAGACCATCATCAACTGATCCAAATCATTGCGCAGCTTGCCCAAATCCAGCATGCTCTTATCTTCGTCGCCCAGTCTACGCACAAGGTGATGGAGCAATGCTATTGCGCTCGAACTTTCCGGTATGTAGATGGCGCCCCAAGCTACCAAATAGGCCGGTATAGTCTTCAGGACATCAACAGCAAGCTTTTGCATTGGCTCACTGGCCTTGTCGATATCATAGTTTATCCTTTCAAAGATCCTGTTCGCCACATCCGTCGCCTGACGACAAATGCTTGTGCACATTCGAGCTGAGTCCTTGCTTTCGGGTGCAAAGAATGTGGAGCTGAACATACTAATTAATCTGTTCTGAGATTTCACATTGCACAGCCCAGTCAAAACCAACCCATTCAATACAGCAAAGACAGAGCGTGCCGAAGTTGGGCTCATGGAGCTGGCTTGGTGACACTGCACATGCATTTCGTCCATGGAAGTCAAGACGTGCGCAACAACTTTATCTGCCCAGCCAGTTTTCTCCTTCCCCTGGTTGGCGCTGGTGGGCCCCATCAAAACCAGAGTCACACACAGCTCACCATTCACATCGTCGGCCACAACTTGTGTTGCTTCGTCTGCACGCGAAATCGGAAAAATCTCCAGGATTAAAGACACAGCCTGTGCAAAACTTTTGCGCATGTCAGCGACATCCGATTCTGCTTGAAGCTGAGACCATTCGTTGCCAAAAACGTCCCAGGTCAATCGTAAAGCCTTTGCAACGAGTAAGAAGGTAGACAAATCGGTAACAGTCATCACGTAGCCTTGTTTAGCGTCAAAATAGCCTCGCTGAGTTGTTTCAACAAAGCAATCTCGCAATTTGTGATACAATTGCTGAACCGTTTTCGGAGGTAAAGACGTATTCAAACCCACTTTGATCGGGCCGTCGTTTCTCGCTAAAGATAGCCGAAATGCTTCCAAGGATGGTAAGTCGGTAAGCTTCTGAATGGGAGACAGTTGAGCAAGCCGTCGTGTT harbors:
- a CDS encoding predicted protein produces the protein MWMPGTSKPTARGAQARVGSLSPSTGAVHDDTQQKDLLPSPKTLSGTTRNMRFMQKKRDSGPTPPPTDSDGNVAMEVATPKADPSITSSSHTPSSTTFPQHLQPIRLPMDVNGDLRMVARAVVPTIATPADMYGVASQVVGRRSFNSMNKHTEQIRQLSHHAYRQQQQHEAGAANSHHLSDRQLLQRYAGRERTPNDAIGSLRDSAGGGRSGSATNRGLKRASGGSQLSPRSDSQKRGRR
- the cc1 gene encoding predicted protein (Homologous to Rh1 from Chlamydomonas, putative CO2 channel, Homologous to ammonium transporters) codes for the protein YIAFRDIMAMLLLGFGYLMTFLKNYGIGAVGFTMMLSILAMEANIPMELIMRTLKGDDGEDTSWPMPLSMETLIDAEFSAATLMISFGALIGTATPLQMMLIALSQSFFYALNKVFFVFGMVGAEDVGGSMTIHCFGAYFGLAASLAMGRGRSDGKDRIKEELGTPEPDKVSDLMALIGTTILWVFWPSFVGATETATPEYEMRCVVHTITALLASTTVTFYLSHRLCHGKFDPVHVANSTLAGGVAIGSAARLDLGGPGGAIIVGMCAGAVSVYGYVYSSPYLESSWHISDTCGVGNLHGYPSVVGALLSIVFVA
- a CDS encoding predicted protein; its protein translation is MIHITSRIVCVGFLVGLSIASGSAFAPLKTRYQPRIAPARQHVWTTTSTPTIRFSSWVLAYDAMESYQWKFSANNTFGFRDDGITVERLTPPATMVWDRPTTTDVAQRRKRPAPVKQDSREFRVFCDLDGVLVDFESGIRRVFPNEPNIHHVTDVRRVDMWRRLEASGPFFETLPWTNQGKALWKLIQPLRPDILTGVPAHQSSRTEKYAWCARELGIPVEHVDRAGRFHSHSPSPTIMSRKGNINQVEDDDSPRSCRVITCWSFNKHYESGPNAVLIDDRESLREAWERKGGIFIHHDGSLHRTVAQLVDHGILTPEQIPHDIGVAWEDDDENVLRP
- a CDS encoding predicted protein; translated protein: MAPLTKGKSGNAKNADFKRIKAKVGKKAPKPANVTDTAFRAASLQTSSQTSFTNGGAPAANLSDDVSLYSARGRSLQSLASQLSHPAAAVRASAAKGLYDLVSGAAATATGATSSSLLQAHLSALIPAVGKCVVDEDSEVRTVGTNILRETVNKLNEKATMALRPFIKLLIAFVASALNSLDRDSRRDGAILVELLSSSVPTLVAPYAVELLPALIRSLDDRDTRLPKQPGINGSSDTGTKKRKRRLPSVVSNKSTANLNGRHLLLQSLVTLLQSAATLTGSSKSETQQQSATGEYLSEPDLIFGTGGRSRNAVILRGRPTRRLAQLSPIQKLTDLPSLEAFRLSLARNDGPIKVGLNTSLPPKTVQQLYHKLRDCFVETTQRGYFDAKQGYVMTVTDLSTFLLVAKALRLTWDVFGNEWSQLQAESDVADMRKSFAQAVSLILEIFPISRADEATQVVADDVNGELCVTLVLMGPTSANQGKEKTGWADKVVAHVLTSMDEMHVQCHQASSMSPTSARSVFAVLNGLVLTGLCNVKSQNRLISMFSSTFFAPESKDSARMCTSICRQATDVANRIFERINYDIDKASEPMQKLAVDVLKTIPAYLVAWGAIYIPESSSAIALLHHLVRRLGDEDKSMLDLGKLRNDLDQLMMVSESMQKQKFTTWSTVLECYPPTLQRLFVSLIIMLGKPSDITLKLLGRISARCQAKGDPDKLAIYVAQSMFSIRKTVSMSSFLTFLIDGTGVFLFEESAFHSKPKTEGDNRYIRLFELDNGVRLAATNLVACGSSAKTLPMLEALLSTLIRSCDVTKTSTQRELFRIRAGFSILALFALDLRRQGSSIFDILPRAFKVQAMAGIGRLLAHAPSLDSESNENIDRALQAWIRPVVTLLASEDGLLVDSFTVLVSSLHNWPDTHRTSAVQTLLLVIRAPTLAPVFRRSDIAAMVAQAKVLEQASAESPLASIAGQVVAELELHISG